One window of Lacerta agilis isolate rLacAgi1 chromosome 14, rLacAgi1.pri, whole genome shotgun sequence genomic DNA carries:
- the LOC117058990 gene encoding olfactory receptor 6B1-like — protein sequence MEQFVMKKERDNETLVTEFILLGFKTLPELQTPIFVIFLAIYMVTVAGNILIATAVLADHRLHKPMYFFLGNLSILEICYTSTTLPKLLASLLSEYHGISFSGCFLQFYFFGCFACTECYLLSVMSYDRYVAICKPLHYVTLMNSRLCVQLSVAPWIIGAVLPAITAFCASHLDFCGPNEIDHFICDYTPLLMLSCGETQQAEMLMTVVGFAGIMPPLILTLTSYACIINTILKIPSNSCRKKAFSTCSSHLIVVTIFYGTLIIVYMLPNTDTLRDLNKIFSLCYTILTPMFNPFIYSLRNRDFKQALTKAFSKFVPERTMEGNQMHQN from the coding sequence ATGGAACAATTTGTGATGAAAAAAGAAAGGGATAATGAAACATTGGTCACAGAATTTATCCTCCTAGGATTCAAGACGCTTCCTGAACTGCAGACTCCAATCTTCGTTATATTTTTAGCAATCTACATGgtgacagttgctggaaacattcTTATAGCCACAGCAGTCCTCGCTGATCATCGACTTCACaaacccatgtacttcttcctgggGAACCTGTCTATTTTAGAGATCTGCTACACCTCAACAACCCTTCCAAAACTTTTGGCTAGCTTGTTGAGTGAATATCATGGGATTTCTTTTAGTGGGTGTTTCCTCCAGTTCTATTTCTTTGGCTGTTTTGCTTGCACTGAGTGTTACCTCTTATCTGTGATGTCATATGACAGGTATGTAGCCATATGTAAACCATTACATTATGTAACCCTCATGAACAGCAGACTATGTGTTCAGTTATCGGTTGCTCCTTGGATTATTGGTGCTGTACTTCCTGCAATTACGGCATTCTGTGCATCACATCTGGATTTCTGTGGCCCCAATGAAATCGACCATTTCATTTGTGATTATACACCATTGTTAATGCTCTCCTGCGGTGAAACCCAGCAGGCAGAAATGTTGATGACAGTGGTGGGATTCGCAGGCATCATGCCACCATTGATACTGACCTTGACCTCCTATGCTTGCATTATCAACACCATTTTGAAAATCCCTTCAAACAGTTGCAGGAAGAAAGCTTTTTCTACCTGCTCCTCTCATCTTATTGTGGTCACCATTTTCTATGGTACCCTTATCATAGTGTACATGTTACCAAACACCGACACACTGAGGGATCTGAACAAAATCTTTTCTCTTTGCTACACCATCCTGACTCCCATGTTTAATCCCTTCATCTACAGCCTGAGGAACAGAGACTTCAAGCAAGCACTCACAAAAGCCTTCAGCAAATTTGTGCCTGAGAGAacaatggaaggaaaccaaaTGCATCAAAACTAA
- the LOC117057903 gene encoding olfactory receptor 6B1-like, producing the protein MAKVEKVNKTVVTEFILLGFKTLPEWQTLLFVIFLAIYIVTMFGNILITAIVLTNNHLHKPMYFFLGNLSLLEICYISTILPRILVSFMSDYHGISFSGCFLQLYFFGSFACTECYLLSVMSYDRYVAICKPLHYVAIMKSKLCVQLSFAPWILGAVLPAFTTFLASQLNFCGPNVIDHFFCDYTPLLMLSCSETQQAEALMSVLGSACIMPPLILTFTSYICIICTILKIPSNSGKKKAFSTCSSHLIVVTIFYGTLTMVYMLPNTDTLGDLNKIFAVFYTILIPMFNPYIYSLRNREFKDAVREVFSKLVPMGRIQGI; encoded by the coding sequence ATGGCAAAAGtagaaaaagtaaataaaacagtGGTGACAGAATTTATCCTCTTAGGATTCAAGACACTTCCTGAATGGCAGACTCTcctctttgttatatttttagcAATCTACATAGTGACAATGTTTGGAAATATCCTTATAACTGCAATAGTCCTAACCAATAATCATCTTCACAAGCCTATGTACTTTTTCCTGGGAAATTTGTCTCTTTTAGAGATATGCTACATCTCAACAATTCTCCCTAGAATCTTGGTAAGTTTTATGAGTGACTATCATGGGATTTCTTTTAGTGGGTGTTTCCTCCAGCTCTATTTCTTTGGTTCTTTTGCTTGCACTGAGTGTTATCTCTTATCAGTGATGTCTTATGACAGATATGTAGCAATATGTAAACCACTGCATTATGTGGCTATCATGAAGAGTAAGTTATGTGTTCAACTATCCTTTGCTCCTTGGATACTTGGTGCTGTGCTTCCTGCATTTACAACCTTCCTTGCATCTCAGCTGAATTTTTGTGGCCCCAACGTAATTGACCATTTCTTCTGTGATTACACACCATTGTTAATGCTCTCCTGTAGCGAAACCCAACAGGCAGAAGCACTGATGTCAGTCTTGGGATCGGCATGCATCATGCCACCATTGATCCTGACCTTTACTTCCTACATTTGCATAATCTGTACCATTTTGAAAATCCCTTCAAACAGTGGCAAGAAGAAAGCATTTTCTACCTGCTCCTCTCATCTTATCGTAGTCACAATTTTCTATGGGACCCTAACTATGGTGTACATGTTACCGAACACTGACACACTGGGGGATCTGAATAAAATCTTTGCTGTTTTCTACACCATCCTGattcccatgttcaatccctatATCTACAGCCTGAGGAACAGAGAGTTCAAGGACGCTGTTAGAGAAGTATTCAGCAAACTTGTACCTATGGGAAGAATTCAAGGAATCTAA
- the LOC117058702 gene encoding olfactory receptor 6B1-like, which translates to MEQFVMKKERDNETLVTEFILLGFKTLPELQTPLFVIFLAIYMVTVAGNILIATAVLADHRLHKPMYFFLGNLSILEICYTSTTLPKLLASLLSDYHGISFSGCFLQFYFFGCFACTECYLLSVMSYDRYVAICKPLHYVTLMNSRLCVQLSVAPWIIGAVLTAITAFCASHLDFCGPNEIDHFFCDYTPLLMLSCGETQQAEMLMTVVGFAGIMPPLILTLTSYACIINTILKIPSNSGRKKAFSTCSSHLIVVTIFYGTLIIVYMLPNTDTLRDLNKIFSLCYTILTPMFNPFIYSLRNRDFKQALTKAFSKFVPERTMEGNQMHQN; encoded by the coding sequence ATGGAACAATTTGTGATGAAAAAAGAAAGGGATAATGAAACATTGGTCACAGAATTTATCCTCCTAGGATTCAAGACGCTTCCTGAACTGCAGACTCCACTCTTCGTTATATTTTTAGCAATCTACATGgtgacagttgctggaaacattcTTATAGCTACAGCAGTCCTCGCTGATCATCGACTTCACAAACCCATGTACTTCTTCTTGGGGAACCTGTCTATTTTAGAGATCTGCTACACCTCAACAACCCTTCCAAAACTTTTGGCTAGCTTGTTGAGTGACTATCATGGGATTTCTTTTAGTGGGTGTTTCCTCCAGTTCTATTTCTTTGGCTGTTTTGCTTGCACTGAGTGTTACCTCTTATCTGTGATGTCATATGACAGGTATGTAGCCATATGTAAACCATTACATTATGTAACCCTCATGAACAGCAGACTATGTGTTCAGTTATCGGTTGCTCCTTGGATTATTGGTGCTGTACTTACTGCAATTACGGCATTCTGTGCATCACATCTGGATTTCTGTGGCCCCAATGAAATTGACCATTTCTTTTGTGATTATACACCATTGTTAATGCTCTCCTGTGGTGAAACCCAGCAGGCAGAAATGTTGATGACAGTGGTGGGATTCGCAGGCATCATGCCACCATTGATACTGACCTTGACCTCCTATGCTTGCATTATCAACACCATTTTGAAAATCCCTTCAAACAGTGGCAGGAAGAAAGCTTTTTCTACCTGCTCCTCTCATCTTATTGTGGTCACCATTTTCTATGGTACCCTTATCATAGTGTACATGTTACCAAACACCGACACACTGAGGGATCTGAACAAAATCTTTTCTCTTTGCTACACCATCCTGACTCCCATGTTTAATCCCTTCATCTACAGTCTGAGGAACAGAGACTTCAAGCAAGCACTCACAAAAGCCTTCAGCAAATTTGTGCCTGAGAGAacaatggaaggaaaccaaaTGCATCAAAACTAA
- the LOC117057904 gene encoding olfactory receptor 11L1-like, with the protein MKQLMEKREKDNQTTVTEFILLGFKSLPELQTLLFIIFLAIYMVTMVGNLLIAAVVLINHHIHKPMYFFLGNLSVLDTCYTSTILPRILASIINDYHRISFSGCFLQFYFFAFLAGAESYLLSAMSYDRYLAICKPLHYVTLMNNRLCVQLSLASWMTGIVASAFTTFFASRLTFCGPNEIDHFFCDYEPLLMLSCSGTRHTEIVMSVLGSACTMPPMILTFASYVCIISTILKIPSNSGRSKAFSTCSSHLIVVTIFYGTLIIVYILPKTDTLRDLNKVFSVFYTILTPMFNPFIYSLRNREFKEALRTTIKRFVTLSRTQGIQPQ; encoded by the coding sequence ATGAAGCAACtcatggaaaaaagagaaaaggataaTCAAACAACAGTGACAGAATTTATCCTCCTAGGGTTCAAGTCGCTTCCTGAACTGCAAACTCTGctctttattatatttttagcaATCTACATGGTGACAATGGTTGGAAACCTCCTTATAGCTGCAGTAGTCCTAATCAATCATCATATTCACAAGCCCATGTACTTTTTCCTAGGGAACCTGTCTGTTTTAGACACCTGCTACACCTCAACAATCCTCCCTAGAATCTTGGCAAGTATTATAAATGACTACCATAGAATTTCCTTTAGTGGGTGTTTCCTCCAGTTCTATTTCTTTGCTTTCTTGGCTGGAGCAGAAAGCTATCTTTTATCTGCAATGTCTTATGACAGGTATTTAGCCATTTGCAAACCACTACATTATGTGACTCTCATGAACAACAGGTTGTGTGTTCAGTTGTCTCTTGCTTCTTGGATGACTGGCATTGTGGCTAGTGCATTTACAACATTTTTTGCTTCACGGCTGACATTTTGTGGCCCCAATGAAATTGACCATTTCTTTTGTGATTATGAACCATTGTTAATGCTCTCCTGTAGTGGAACTCGGCATACAGAAATTGTGATGTCAGTCTTGGGATCGGCATGCACCATGCCACCAATGATACTGACCTTTGCTTCATATGTTTGCATCATCAGCACCATTTTGAAAATCCCTTCAAACAGTGGCAGGAGTAAAGCATTTTCTACCTGCTCCTCTCATCTTATTGTGGTCACCATTTTCTATGGGACCCTAATCATAGTGTACATATTACCAAAGACCGACACACTGAGGGATCTGAACAAAGTCTTCTCTGTTTTCTACACAATCCTGactcccatgttcaatcccttcATCTACAGCCTGAGGAACAGAGAGTTCAAGGAAGCCCTTAGGACAACCATCAAACGTTTTGTGACATTGAGTAGAACTCAGGGAATCCAGCCTcagtaa